The following proteins are encoded in a genomic region of Haloarcula marina:
- a CDS encoding bacterio-opsin activator domain-containing protein: MKPPQTLAHSTLDTLPINIAVLDESGTILFTNRAWREFAGVDRGEMQGVNYFETSDVEADEYAGRAVEGIKAVIDGERDLFTLEYPCHSPEEKQWFLMRVAPLPEEEAGSVVVAHIDITQRKLAELAAERRSEQLQAERSNLRHLVDRLDGLVTAVMADVLTADSRAAIQQLVVDRLATVDSYRFAWIATFDLRDETLRPAALSAERDVDAAIALDDDDPVALAARTEDIQAATDAGPIHDEMCGAPVDAVAAVPLVAGESLYGVLTVYADDPDVFDERERAVLGAVGQAISAAINARETSRLLTADNLTELELQTRDTDVFFVALARELGCRMTYGGSVADGEETAMFFLVETDDPSAVCAAATDHQQVSAVTHVSTAEDCSLFEFTVETAPLVSLLADRGAETRDIVVTPDNATATVTLPAATETRAVVEHVRRRYPDVELLSVRERDEPPMTRQAFLATLEDRLTNRQLTALRKGYLGGFFDWPRDVSGEELAESMDICPSTFHQHLRAGERKLLEAVFETW; the protein is encoded by the coding sequence ATGAAGCCACCACAGACGCTCGCGCACTCGACGCTCGATACGCTCCCCATCAACATCGCCGTTCTCGACGAGTCGGGGACGATTCTGTTCACGAACCGGGCGTGGCGTGAGTTCGCTGGCGTCGACCGCGGCGAGATGCAGGGCGTGAACTACTTCGAGACGAGCGACGTGGAAGCAGACGAGTACGCCGGTCGTGCCGTCGAAGGGATCAAAGCCGTCATCGACGGCGAGCGGGACCTGTTCACGCTGGAGTACCCCTGTCACTCGCCCGAAGAGAAGCAGTGGTTCCTGATGCGAGTCGCGCCGCTCCCCGAGGAAGAGGCCGGGAGCGTCGTCGTCGCGCACATCGACATCACACAACGGAAACTGGCCGAACTGGCGGCCGAACGACGCAGCGAGCAGTTACAGGCCGAACGCTCGAACCTCCGGCACCTCGTCGACCGACTCGACGGACTGGTCACGGCGGTCATGGCCGACGTGCTGACGGCGGACTCGCGGGCGGCTATCCAGCAGTTAGTCGTCGACCGACTGGCGACCGTCGACTCCTACCGGTTCGCGTGGATTGCGACGTTCGACCTCCGGGACGAGACGCTCCGCCCGGCGGCGCTCTCGGCGGAACGGGACGTCGACGCCGCGATAGCGCTCGACGACGACGACCCGGTGGCGCTGGCGGCCCGGACCGAGGACATTCAGGCCGCGACAGACGCGGGACCGATACACGACGAGATGTGCGGTGCGCCCGTCGACGCCGTCGCCGCGGTTCCGCTCGTCGCGGGCGAGTCGCTGTACGGGGTCCTGACGGTGTACGCCGACGACCCGGACGTGTTCGACGAGCGCGAGCGAGCGGTTTTAGGGGCGGTCGGACAGGCCATCTCGGCGGCCATCAACGCCCGCGAGACGAGCAGACTCCTGACCGCTGACAACCTCACCGAACTGGAACTGCAGACGCGCGACACGGACGTGTTCTTCGTCGCGCTTGCCCGCGAACTCGGCTGTCGGATGACCTACGGCGGGAGCGTCGCCGACGGGGAGGAGACGGCCATGTTCTTCCTCGTCGAGACGGACGACCCGTCGGCGGTCTGTGCCGCGGCGACCGACCACCAGCAGGTGTCGGCGGTGACTCACGTCTCGACGGCGGAGGACTGCTCGCTGTTCGAGTTCACTGTGGAGACGGCGCCGCTCGTCTCGCTGCTGGCCGACAGGGGGGCCGAGACCCGAGATATCGTCGTCACGCCGGACAACGCGACGGCCACGGTGACGCTCCCGGCGGCCACCGAGACGCGCGCGGTGGTCGAACACGTTCGCAGGCGGTACCCTGACGTGGAACTGCTGTCGGTTCGAGAGCGCGACGAACCGCCGATGACCCGACAGGCGTTCCTCGCGACGCTCGAAGACAGGCTGACCAACCGCCAGTTGACGGCGCTCCGGAAGGGGTATCTCGGGGGCTTTTTCGACTGGCCGCGGGACGTTTCCGGGGAGGAACTGGCCGAGTCGATGGACATCTGCCCGTCGACGTTCCATCAGCATCTGCGGGCCGGTGAACGGAAGCTACTCGAAGCCGTCTTCGAGACGTGGTGA
- a CDS encoding phytoene/squalene synthase family protein codes for MQSDNIRTSKSIQQQTGRTFHLATRVLPERTRYPTYVMYAFFRVADEVVDQPDGPPPTVQHERLEQIRETALGNRDPEDTEDGAVLEAFRELVVEHDIPDEEINVFIDAMEMDIAQARYETFADLREYMRGSAVAVGNMMTMVMDPPRKEEALPHAEALAEAFQLSNFLRDVREDIHDYGRVYLPQETLKRHGVTEDQLANAEVDEGFRAVMQEELARTDDLYREGVAGIRYLPEDCQFGVLLSAVLYAEHHRLIRDRGYDVLTETPQLTRRRRLWLLARTWWHWRRNGDPEATFYSVSAVSERRPERMQADIPSHGKPTWRG; via the coding sequence ATGCAATCTGACAACATCCGAACGAGCAAATCGATTCAACAGCAGACCGGTCGCACGTTCCACCTCGCGACTCGCGTCCTTCCCGAGCGCACCCGCTATCCGACCTACGTGATGTACGCGTTCTTCCGGGTCGCCGACGAAGTCGTCGACCAACCCGACGGCCCGCCGCCGACGGTCCAACACGAGCGACTGGAACAGATTCGGGAGACGGCACTGGGTAACCGCGACCCGGAGGACACCGAGGACGGGGCCGTTTTGGAAGCGTTCCGGGAACTGGTCGTGGAACACGACATCCCCGACGAGGAGATAAACGTCTTCATCGACGCGATGGAGATGGACATCGCGCAGGCCCGCTACGAGACGTTCGCAGACCTCCGGGAGTACATGCGCGGGTCGGCCGTCGCCGTCGGCAACATGATGACGATGGTGATGGACCCGCCGCGGAAAGAGGAGGCCCTGCCGCACGCCGAAGCGCTCGCCGAGGCGTTCCAACTGTCGAACTTCCTGCGCGACGTTCGCGAGGACATCCACGACTACGGGCGCGTCTATCTCCCCCAGGAGACGCTAAAGCGCCACGGCGTCACGGAGGACCAACTCGCCAACGCCGAAGTCGACGAGGGCTTTCGCGCGGTGATGCAGGAGGAACTGGCCCGCACTGACGACCTCTACCGCGAGGGCGTCGCGGGCATCCGATACCTGCCCGAGGACTGCCAGTTCGGGGTCCTGTTGTCGGCGGTGCTGTACGCCGAACACCACCGCCTCATCCGTGACCGGGGCTACGACGTGCTGACCGAAACGCCGCAACTGACTCGCCGCCGTCGCCTCTGGTTGCTCGCCCGCACGTGGTGGCACTGGCGGCGCAACGGCGACCCCGAGGCGACGTTCTACTCGGTCAGCGCCGTCTCCGAGCGACGGCCGGAGCGGATGCAGGCCGACATCCCGAGTCACGGCAAACCGACGTGGCGCGGGTGA
- a CDS encoding 50S ribosomal protein L15e yields the protein MARSAYSYIRDAWQSPKEGKLAELQWQRQQEWRTEGAVERIERPTRLDKARSQGYKAKQGVVVARVSVRKGSARKRRHKAGRRSKRQGVTRITRRKDIQRVAEERAARVFTNLRVLNSYSVGQDGRQKWHEVILVDPEHPAIQNDDDLSWICEPQQTDRVFRGLTGAGRRNRGLSTKGKGAEKTRPSLRSNRGKGK from the coding sequence ATGGCACGAAGTGCATACTCGTACATCCGAGACGCGTGGCAGAGCCCCAAGGAAGGCAAACTGGCGGAACTGCAGTGGCAGCGCCAGCAGGAGTGGCGCACCGAGGGCGCCGTCGAGCGCATCGAGCGCCCGACCCGCCTCGACAAGGCCCGCTCGCAGGGCTACAAGGCCAAGCAGGGCGTCGTCGTCGCCCGAGTCTCCGTCCGGAAAGGCAGCGCCCGCAAGCGCCGCCACAAGGCCGGGCGACGCTCGAAGCGACAGGGCGTCACCCGCATCACCCGCCGCAAGGACATCCAGCGCGTCGCCGAGGAACGCGCCGCGCGGGTCTTCACGAACCTCCGCGTCCTGAACAGTTACTCCGTCGGCCAGGACGGCCGACAGAAGTGGCACGAGGTCATCCTCGTGGACCCGGAGCACCCCGCAATCCAGAACGACGACGACCTCTCGTGGATTTGTGAGCCCCAGCAGACCGACCGCGTCTTCCGCGGTCTGACCGGCGCTGGCCGCCGGAACCGCGGCCTCAGCACGAAGGGGAAGGGCGCAGAGAAGACCCGACCGTCGCTCCGCAGCAACCGCGGCAAGGGCAAGTAA
- a CDS encoding C-terminal binding protein — translation MPRVVASDDPMIDVELLRAELDAEVVAADTSSEAALLDAARGAHALVVDVNTPITAAVLDELDRLKIVARAGVGIDNVDVVAAARNDVAVTNAPDYCTEEVATHTATLLLDCIRTVAAYDRDVRAGEWGWDRTRAVHRIRGRTLGLVSYGPIARRTLDRLRGFDFDVVAYDPYVDADEMADDGVEKVELDELYERAHYVSLHAPLTDDTREMVDGDAFDRMRDEAVLVNTGRGGLIDEDALYAALTGGDIAAAGLDVLCEEPPSDDHPLVGLDNCIVTPHAGWYSEEARLDLNTTVAANVKAALAGERPPQYIDPETDWL, via the coding sequence ATGCCACGAGTGGTCGCCAGCGACGACCCGATGATAGACGTCGAGTTGCTCCGCGCCGAACTGGACGCCGAAGTGGTCGCCGCCGATACGAGTTCCGAGGCGGCCCTGCTGGATGCGGCCCGGGGCGCTCACGCTCTCGTCGTCGACGTGAACACGCCCATCACCGCCGCCGTGCTGGACGAACTCGACCGCCTGAAAATCGTCGCCCGCGCTGGCGTCGGTATCGACAACGTCGACGTGGTCGCGGCCGCCCGGAACGACGTGGCAGTCACGAACGCCCCCGACTACTGCACCGAGGAGGTGGCGACCCACACGGCGACGCTCTTGCTCGACTGCATCCGTACCGTCGCCGCCTACGACCGCGACGTTCGCGCGGGCGAGTGGGGCTGGGACCGCACTCGGGCGGTCCACCGCATCCGGGGGCGGACGCTCGGCCTCGTCTCTTACGGCCCTATCGCGCGGCGGACGCTCGACAGACTGCGCGGATTCGACTTCGACGTGGTCGCCTACGACCCCTACGTCGACGCAGACGAGATGGCCGACGACGGCGTCGAGAAGGTCGAACTGGACGAACTGTACGAGCGTGCGCACTACGTCTCCCTGCACGCGCCGCTGACCGACGACACCCGTGAGATGGTGGACGGCGACGCGTTCGACCGGATGCGCGACGAGGCGGTCCTCGTCAACACCGGCCGCGGTGGGCTTATCGACGAGGACGCCCTCTACGCGGCGCTCACCGGCGGTGACATCGCGGCCGCGGGTCTCGACGTGCTCTGCGAGGAGCCACCGAGCGACGACCACCCGCTCGTCGGACTGGACAACTGCATCGTCACGCCCCACGCTGGGTGGTACTCCGAGGAGGCCCGTCTCGACCTGAACACCACCGTCGCGGCGAACGTGAAAGCCGCGCTGGCGGGCGAGCGACCGCCGCAGTACATCGACCCAGAGACCGACTGGCTCTGA
- a CDS encoding DUF7537 family lipoprotein has translation MTYRRLATVLVALTVILAGCGGVASDGGDGASDGGSDGASDGAGDGAGDGSDGSDGGDGGDGGDGAADDSEGFDVADSDRLLREAGSFTAEWTFTTTDAEGVTNSVTDSYRVDLDANRSRETFTMSGPEAQTDFETFYADGTTYTRYGDGEQVFYQVVPQEAELFESALARGAFGYDSVDEARFVGTETFDGVSVDRYEYSDPAVWRQYGAGAFGTEENVTITEFRVVVLVDEDGLARMTSWTLSGETETGQPVSADWRYTLTGIGSTSVEDPDWLAEAEAQQQAGSALERPPLAPE, from the coding sequence ATGACGTATCGACGACTGGCCACCGTTCTGGTGGCCCTTACAGTGATTTTGGCCGGTTGTGGCGGCGTCGCCTCTGACGGGGGCGACGGCGCGTCCGACGGCGGCAGTGACGGAGCGAGCGACGGCGCGGGAGACGGCGCGGGAGACGGCAGTGACGGCAGTGACGGCGGTGACGGCGGTGACGGCGGTGACGGCGCGGCCGACGACAGCGAGGGGTTCGACGTGGCCGACTCCGACCGACTGTTGCGCGAGGCCGGGAGTTTCACCGCGGAGTGGACGTTCACCACCACCGACGCCGAGGGCGTGACCAACAGCGTCACCGACAGCTATCGGGTCGACCTCGACGCGAACCGGTCGCGCGAGACGTTCACGATGTCCGGGCCGGAGGCCCAGACCGACTTCGAGACGTTCTACGCCGACGGGACGACCTACACCCGGTACGGCGACGGGGAACAGGTGTTCTATCAGGTCGTCCCGCAGGAGGCCGAACTGTTCGAGTCGGCGCTCGCCCGCGGCGCGTTCGGTTACGATTCGGTCGACGAGGCGCGCTTCGTCGGGACGGAGACGTTCGACGGCGTCAGCGTCGACCGCTACGAGTACTCGGACCCGGCCGTCTGGCGACAGTACGGCGCGGGCGCGTTCGGCACCGAGGAGAACGTCACGATTACCGAGTTCAGGGTCGTCGTGCTGGTCGACGAGGACGGCCTCGCCCGCATGACCTCGTGGACGTTGTCGGGCGAGACCGAGACCGGTCAACCGGTGTCGGCCGACTGGCGCTACACGCTGACCGGCATCGGGTCGACCAGCGTCGAGGACCCGGACTGGCTGGCGGAAGCGGAGGCCCAGCAACAGGCCGGGTCAGCACTCGAACGGCCGCCGCTCGCTCCCGAGTGA
- a CDS encoding helix-turn-helix domain-containing protein, whose translation MREFIFTIDYERGVDPLMDVFIDYPETHSRTIACNVTHDGMWRLERVAGSEAALDRLDEVFDSPVQCTECIGTHECETEWHYEVIAAEAGRRTVYSYRSEAGDCHSIPRLAIEHVGNGVLCETERRGSRCEWRLLLCSDAGVDDLFAALETELRPGLTVEFRQLGEPAYWADEAVSLAELPPEQQAAVEAAVEHGYYRTPRDVSLTELAEQLDVSRSTLQYRLQRAEAWIVRSFVTRSMGPVEADESVAEGTRLRVGRTGV comes from the coding sequence ATGCGCGAGTTCATCTTCACTATCGACTACGAGCGGGGGGTCGACCCGCTGATGGACGTGTTTATCGACTACCCCGAGACGCACTCTCGGACTATCGCCTGTAACGTCACCCACGACGGAATGTGGCGACTGGAACGGGTCGCTGGCTCCGAGGCGGCGCTGGACCGACTCGACGAGGTGTTCGACAGCCCCGTCCAGTGTACGGAGTGCATCGGTACCCACGAGTGCGAGACGGAGTGGCACTACGAAGTCATCGCGGCCGAGGCGGGCCGCCGCACCGTCTACAGCTATCGCTCGGAGGCCGGTGACTGCCACTCTATCCCCCGACTCGCAATCGAACACGTCGGCAACGGCGTCCTCTGCGAGACGGAACGACGCGGCAGTCGCTGTGAGTGGCGACTCCTGCTGTGTAGCGACGCTGGCGTCGACGACCTGTTCGCGGCGCTCGAGACGGAACTCCGGCCCGGCCTCACCGTCGAGTTCCGACAACTGGGCGAACCGGCCTACTGGGCCGACGAGGCCGTGTCGCTGGCGGAACTCCCGCCGGAACAGCAGGCCGCCGTCGAGGCCGCCGTCGAACACGGCTACTACCGGACGCCGCGGGACGTGTCGCTGACCGAACTCGCGGAGCAACTCGACGTGTCTCGCTCGACCCTCCAGTACCGCCTCCAGCGGGCCGAAGCGTGGATTGTCCGGTCGTTCGTCACGCGGTCGATGGGACCGGTCGAAGCCGACGAGTCGGTGGCCGAGGGGACCCGTCTTCGGGTCGGTCGAACCGGCGTGTAA
- a CDS encoding transcription initiation factor IIB, with amino-acid sequence MPTLSTYDADERGRTVDEETKTASVDHVCPDCGGNLTRDETRGETVCADCGLVVDEDSIDRGPEWRAFDSAERDQKSRVGAPTTKLMHDEGLSTNIGWQDKDAKGNTLSSNQREKMQRLRTWNERFRTRDHSERNLKQALGEIDRMGSALGVPESARETAGVVYRRALDEGLLPGRSIEGIATASLYVAIRQANLPQTIDDMVVVSRVGEQEFTRAYRYINRELSLEIGPPDPANYLTKFVSQLDASDELSMRAHELIETGKAANVHSGKSPVGLAAAAIYAAGLLVNEELTQETISEATDVSTVTIRDRYRELLEAEAGGDAVEASAGSESGASA; translated from the coding sequence ATGCCCACACTCAGCACATACGACGCCGACGAACGCGGGCGTACCGTCGACGAGGAGACGAAGACGGCGAGTGTCGACCACGTCTGTCCGGACTGTGGCGGCAACCTCACCCGCGACGAGACGCGCGGTGAGACGGTCTGTGCGGACTGTGGCCTCGTCGTCGACGAGGACAGCATCGACCGCGGCCCCGAGTGGCGCGCCTTCGACTCCGCCGAACGCGACCAGAAGTCCCGGGTCGGCGCGCCGACGACGAAACTCATGCACGACGAGGGGCTGTCGACCAACATCGGCTGGCAGGACAAGGACGCGAAGGGCAACACCCTCTCCTCGAACCAGCGCGAGAAGATGCAACGGCTTCGGACGTGGAACGAGCGGTTCCGCACCCGAGACCACAGCGAGCGCAACCTCAAGCAGGCGCTCGGCGAAATCGACCGGATGGGGAGCGCCCTCGGCGTCCCCGAGAGCGCCCGCGAAACGGCCGGTGTCGTCTACCGCCGCGCGCTGGACGAGGGCCTCCTGCCCGGCCGCTCCATCGAGGGCATCGCGACGGCGTCGCTGTACGTCGCCATCCGGCAGGCGAACCTCCCGCAGACTATCGACGACATGGTCGTCGTGAGCCGCGTCGGCGAACAGGAGTTCACGCGCGCCTACCGCTACATCAACCGTGAACTCTCCTTAGAAATCGGCCCGCCGGACCCCGCGAACTACCTCACGAAGTTCGTCTCCCAACTGGACGCCAGCGACGAACTCTCCATGCGCGCCCACGAACTCATCGAGACGGGCAAGGCGGCCAACGTCCACAGCGGCAAGAGTCCCGTCGGCCTCGCCGCCGCCGCCATCTACGCCGCGGGACTGCTCGTCAACGAGGAACTGACACAGGAGACCATCAGCGAGGCCACCGACGTGAGCACGGTCACGATTCGGGACCGCTACCGCGAACTGCTGGAAGCAGAGGCCGGCGGCGACGCCGTCGAAGCCAGCGCCGGGTCGGAGTCCGGCGCGAGCGCCTGA